From the Homo sapiens chromosome 1, GRCh38.p14 Primary Assembly genome, one window contains:
- the OR14A16 gene encoding olfactory receptor 14A16 codes for MANLTIVTEFILMGFSTNKNMCILHSILFLLIYLCALMGNVLIIMITTLDHHLHTPVYFFLKNLSFLDLCLISVTAPKSIANSLIHNNSISFLGCVSQVFLLLSSASAELLLLTVMSFDRYTAICHPLHYDVIMDRSTCVQRATVSWLYGGLIAVMHTAGTFSLSYCGSNMVHQFFCDIPQLLAISCSENLIREIALILINVVLDFCCFIVIIITYVHVFSTVKKIPSTEGQSKAYSICLPHLLVVLFLSTGFIAYLKPASESPSILDAVISVFYTMLPPTFNPIIYSLRNKAIKVALGMLIKGKLTKK; via the coding sequence ATGGCAAATCTCACAATCGTGACTGAATTTATCCTTATGGGGTTTTCTACCAataaaaatatgtgcattttgCATTCGATTCTCTTCTTGTTGATTTATTTGTGTGCCCTGATGGGGAATGTCCTCATTATCATGATCACAACTTTGGACCATCATCTCCACACCCCCGTGTATTTCTTCTTGAAGAATCTATCTTTCTTGGATCTCTGCCTTATTTCAGTCACGGCTCCCAAATCTATCGCCAATTCTTTGATACACAACAACTCCATTTCATTCCTTGGCTGTGTTTCCCAGGTCTTTTTGTTGCTTTCTTCAGCATCTGCAGAGCTGCTCCTCCTCACGGTGATGTCCTTTGACCGCTATACTGCTATATGTCACCCTCTGCACTATGATGTCATCATGGACAGGAGCACCTGTGTCCAAAGAGCCACTGTGTCTTGGCTGTATGGGGGTCTGATTGCTGTGATGCACACAGCTGGCACCTTCTCCTTATCCTACTGTGGGTCCAACATGGTCCATCAGTTCTTCTGTGACATTCCCCAGTTATTAGCTATTTCTTGCTCAGAAAATTTAATAAGAGAAATTGCACTCATCCTTATTAATGTAGTTTTGGATTTCTGCTGttttattgtcatcatcattacCTATGTCCACGTCTTCTCTACAGTCAAGAAGATCCCTTCCACAGAAGGCCAGTCAAAAGCCTACTCTATTTGCCTTCCACACTTGCTGGTTGTGTTATTTCTTTCCACTGGATTCATTGCTTATCTGAAGCCAGCTTCAGAGTCTCCTTCTATTTTGGATGCTGTAATTTCTGTGTTCTACACTATGCTGCCCCCAACCTTTAATCCCATTATATACAGTTTGAGAAACAAGGCCATAAAGGTGGCTCTGGGGATGTTGATAAAGGGAAAGCTCACCAAAAAGTAA